One Clostridium sp. CM027 genomic window carries:
- a CDS encoding HAD-IB family hydrolase gives MKEKLAIFDVDYTLTKRETLVEFYFFMIKKNPKFIRYLPKSIFSSIFYVFKIYDASKAKKTFIRFIDGIEENEMKKIVKEFYETRLSKILYKDAIDTIKKMKIQGYKIYLISASAEFYLNEFYNIKEVDKVIGTRFVKENGLHRNKISGENCKGEEKVKRLKEILKIENIEIDFENSYMFSDSLSDLPLFNLVGHPYLINFKKTQDKIEILKWK, from the coding sequence ATGAAAGAAAAATTAGCTATTTTTGATGTGGATTACACTTTAACAAAACGCGAGACTTTAGTAGAATTCTATTTTTTTATGATAAAAAAGAACCCTAAATTCATAAGATATCTGCCTAAAAGTATATTTTCATCTATATTTTACGTTTTTAAGATATATGATGCTTCAAAAGCTAAAAAAACCTTTATAAGATTTATTGATGGCATAGAAGAAAATGAAATGAAAAAGATAGTCAAAGAATTTTATGAAACACGTTTAAGCAAAATATTATATAAAGATGCTATAGATACCATAAAAAAAATGAAGATACAGGGATACAAAATTTATTTAATTTCTGCATCTGCTGAATTCTATTTAAATGAATTCTATAATATAAAGGAAGTGGATAAAGTAATAGGGACGAGGTTCGTTAAGGAGAATGGCTTACATAGAAATAAAATTTCAGGAGAAAATTGCAAAGGGGAAGAAAAAGTAAAGAGACTAAAAGAAATCTTGAAGATAGAAAATATCGAAATTGATTTTGAAAACTCCTATATGTTTTCTGATTCTCTATCAGATTTACCTCTTTTTAATTTAGTGGGACATCCTTATTTAATAAACTTCAAAAAAACACAGGATAAGATTGAAATTTTAAAATGGAAGTAG
- the ychF gene encoding redox-regulated ATPase YchF: protein MKLGIVGLPNVGKSTLFNAITKAGAESANYPFCTIEPNIGVVSVPDKRLDVLQTIYNSKKIIRTAIEFYDIAGLVKGASKGEGLGNKFLSHIREVESIVHVVRCFNDDNIIHVDGNIDPTRDIDTINLELIFSDLDVLERRMEKSVKLVRSGDKTAKMEYALMERIKEHLEANLPVRTLEFNEEEAAFVSILFLITAKPVLYAANISEDDLMSGNTENDMVKKVKEFAANENSEVIVVCARLEEELSTLDDDEKMELLKEYGLTETGLDKLIHSSYKLLGLMSFLTAGPQEIRAWTINIGTKAPAAAGKIHSDIERGFIRAEIVSFDKLVECGSEAAAKEKGLYRLEGKEYIMQDGDVVNFRFNV, encoded by the coding sequence ATGAAGCTAGGAATTGTAGGTTTACCAAATGTAGGAAAAAGCACACTGTTTAATGCAATAACAAAAGCAGGTGCAGAATCTGCTAATTACCCATTTTGTACTATAGAACCAAATATAGGTGTTGTAAGTGTACCTGACAAAAGATTGGATGTACTACAAACTATTTATAATAGTAAAAAAATAATTCGTACTGCAATTGAATTTTATGATATAGCAGGCCTTGTAAAAGGAGCAAGCAAAGGAGAAGGTTTAGGTAATAAATTTTTATCTCACATCCGAGAAGTAGAGTCTATTGTTCATGTGGTAAGATGTTTTAATGATGACAACATCATACATGTAGACGGTAATATCGATCCTACACGTGATATAGATACTATTAATTTAGAACTTATTTTTTCTGATCTTGATGTATTAGAAAGAAGAATGGAAAAGTCAGTAAAACTTGTTCGTTCTGGTGACAAAACAGCAAAAATGGAATATGCTCTTATGGAAAGAATAAAGGAACACCTTGAAGCAAATCTTCCAGTAAGAACATTAGAGTTTAACGAAGAAGAAGCCGCTTTTGTAAGTATTCTTTTCTTAATTACTGCAAAACCAGTATTATATGCTGCAAATATAAGCGAAGATGATTTAATGTCTGGTAACACAGAAAATGATATGGTAAAAAAAGTTAAAGAATTTGCTGCGAATGAGAATTCAGAAGTAATTGTAGTTTGCGCCAGACTTGAAGAAGAATTATCCACTTTGGATGATGATGAAAAAATGGAACTTCTAAAGGAATATGGTCTTACTGAGACGGGCCTTGATAAACTTATCCACTCAAGTTATAAACTACTCGGTTTAATGAGCTTTTTAACTGCAGGACCTCAAGAAATAAGAGCATGGACTATAAACATTGGAACTAAAGCCCCTGCTGCCGCTGGGAAAATCCATTCGGATATAGAAAGAGGTTTTATAAGAGCAGAAATAGTTTCCTTTGATAAATTAGTTGAATGTGGCTCCGAAGCTGCTGCTAAAGAAAAAGGACTGTATAGACTTGAAGGAAAAGAGTATATTATGCAAGATGGCGATGTAGTTAACTTTAGATTTAACGTGTAG
- the mraZ gene encoding division/cell wall cluster transcriptional repressor MraZ, translated as MFIGEYQHAIDSKNRMIIPTKFREGLGSEFILTKGLDGCLYIYTTLEWNIMEEKLKKLPLTSKDARAFVRFFFSGANEITVDKQGRALIPQNLCEYAGLQKEIVSIGVSTRIEIWSKDKWDKYNESDINFDEIAEKMNELGI; from the coding sequence ATGTTTATTGGTGAATATCAACATGCCATTGATAGTAAAAACAGAATGATTATTCCCACCAAATTTCGAGAGGGATTAGGCAGTGAATTTATATTGACTAAGGGCCTAGATGGATGCTTATACATATATACAACGCTTGAGTGGAATATAATGGAGGAAAAATTAAAGAAACTTCCATTGACGAGTAAAGATGCCAGGGCATTTGTACGGTTTTTCTTCTCAGGTGCTAATGAAATAACAGTAGATAAGCAAGGCAGAGCTTTAATACCACAGAATTTATGCGAATATGCAGGCCTTCAAAAGGAAATAGTAAGCATAGGAGTATCAACTAGAATAGAAATATGGTCTAAGGATAAATGGGATAAATATAATGAATCAGATATTAATTTTGATGAAATAGCAGAAAAAATGAATGAATTAGGCATATAA
- a CDS encoding calcium-translocating P-type ATPase, PMCA-type, which produces MGLTIEEAEGRLKKYGLNKLENKKKISALKIFFSQFNDFITWILIVATVLSGLMGEKADAITIFIIVIMNGILGFIQEFRTEKSLEALSKLAAPTAKVIRNGGVLVINAIYLVPGDLVILESGDRVPADCILTEENNVMLDESLLTGESAGVNKSASSKDNNIYMGTILLTGKAKAKVITTGMNTEMGKIADMLHSIEEEKSPLKERLAYLGKILVMLCIIICVVVTFMGISRGQDKYAMFLLGVSLAVAAIPEGLTAIVTVALALGVSRMLKRKALVRKLPAVETLGCTSVICTDKTGTLTENNMTVKSLYFDGQVYDVDKGEIPLNLVMKKAFTYCNDCNYDFNAKKFEKCLFGDPTETALIKAFFENSKELQGFLNKSRRLYEIPFNSTRKIMSVIVKENDKEICYVKGAPERVIEKCNYILLDGLVQPMLPNYKNHLIRAVESMSYKALRCIACAYKVSGIMKNDNLETNLIFIGVAGIIDPPRKEVKDAVIKCKIAGIKPVMITGDHKNTAYAIGKDLDICKYSEEVITGDELDKLSDKELDKNIDNLKIFARVSPKHKLRIVKAFKHKNYIVAMTGDGVNDAPAIKEADIGIAMGISGTDVTKEAASMILLDDNFATIVAAVEEGRVIYDNIRKFIRYLLSCNLGEVLTMFLASLFYLENPLLPIQILFVNLVTDGLPAIALGVDPADSDIMFEKPRGKNESVFSRGLTEKIVIRGCLIGVCTIMAFIGGKYYGMNIKACRTLALGTLVLSQLIHVFECRSEKQSLFEINPFTNLYLIGAVGISIIMLISIVYIPFLQNVFHTIPLNLGQWLIILFFSGIISFINSLYLYLMHKH; this is translated from the coding sequence ATGGGTCTTACCATAGAGGAGGCTGAAGGTAGATTAAAAAAATATGGATTAAACAAATTAGAAAATAAAAAAAAGATATCCGCGCTTAAAATATTCTTTTCACAATTCAATGATTTTATTACTTGGATATTAATTGTAGCAACAGTGCTTTCAGGACTTATGGGAGAAAAAGCGGATGCAATAACTATATTTATTATAGTTATAATGAATGGAATACTAGGGTTTATTCAAGAGTTTCGAACTGAGAAATCACTGGAGGCACTAAGTAAGCTAGCAGCGCCAACGGCTAAAGTGATTAGAAATGGTGGAGTATTGGTAATAAATGCAATATATTTAGTGCCAGGTGATTTAGTGATTTTAGAAAGTGGAGATAGAGTTCCGGCTGATTGCATTTTGACTGAGGAAAATAATGTAATGCTAGATGAATCTTTACTTACTGGAGAATCTGCTGGAGTAAACAAAAGCGCCAGTTCTAAGGATAATAACATTTATATGGGAACAATACTTCTTACAGGAAAAGCTAAAGCAAAAGTTATAACAACAGGTATGAATACAGAAATGGGGAAAATAGCAGATATGCTTCATAGTATTGAAGAGGAGAAGTCTCCACTTAAAGAGAGACTAGCATATCTTGGGAAAATATTAGTTATGCTTTGTATAATAATTTGCGTAGTTGTAACTTTTATGGGCATCTCGCGTGGACAAGATAAATATGCAATGTTCTTATTGGGAGTAAGCCTTGCAGTAGCTGCAATACCAGAGGGGTTAACTGCTATAGTTACGGTTGCATTAGCACTAGGTGTATCTAGAATGCTTAAAAGGAAAGCTTTAGTTAGAAAATTACCAGCAGTTGAAACTTTAGGTTGTACTTCTGTAATATGTACAGATAAAACGGGAACTCTAACTGAAAATAATATGACGGTAAAATCATTGTATTTTGATGGACAGGTTTACGATGTTGATAAAGGTGAAATTCCATTGAATTTAGTTATGAAAAAAGCATTTACATACTGCAATGATTGTAATTACGATTTTAACGCAAAAAAATTTGAAAAATGCTTGTTTGGTGATCCTACAGAAACTGCTTTAATTAAAGCTTTTTTTGAAAATTCTAAGGAATTACAGGGATTTTTGAATAAATCAAGACGTTTATATGAAATACCATTTAACTCAACAAGGAAAATTATGTCTGTCATTGTTAAAGAAAATGATAAAGAAATTTGCTATGTAAAGGGTGCTCCAGAAAGGGTTATAGAAAAATGCAATTATATATTGCTAGACGGATTGGTGCAGCCGATGCTTCCGAATTATAAGAATCATCTAATAAGGGCTGTAGAGTCAATGTCCTATAAGGCATTAAGGTGCATTGCTTGTGCATATAAGGTGTCTGGTATCATGAAAAATGATAATTTGGAAACTAATTTAATCTTTATCGGCGTAGCAGGTATAATTGATCCCCCAAGAAAAGAAGTAAAAGATGCAGTTATAAAGTGCAAGATTGCAGGTATAAAGCCTGTAATGATAACAGGGGACCACAAAAATACAGCTTATGCTATCGGAAAAGATTTAGATATATGTAAATATTCGGAGGAGGTTATAACTGGAGATGAGCTAGATAAATTAAGTGATAAGGAACTAGATAAGAATATTGATAATTTAAAAATATTCGCAAGGGTAAGTCCAAAACACAAGCTAAGAATTGTAAAAGCTTTTAAACATAAAAATTATATTGTGGCCATGACTGGAGATGGTGTAAATGATGCCCCAGCTATAAAAGAAGCAGATATTGGGATAGCTATGGGAATATCTGGAACGGATGTAACTAAAGAGGCGGCCTCTATGATTCTTTTAGATGATAATTTTGCAACTATTGTTGCAGCAGTTGAAGAGGGACGTGTAATATATGACAATATAAGGAAATTTATCAGGTACTTACTATCCTGTAATTTAGGGGAAGTGCTTACCATGTTTTTGGCTTCGTTATTCTACTTAGAAAATCCTCTACTTCCAATACAAATTTTATTTGTAAATTTAGTCACAGATGGACTTCCCGCTATTGCTTTGGGCGTGGATCCAGCTGATAGTGATATCATGTTTGAAAAACCTAGAGGAAAGAATGAAAGTGTATTTTCAAGAGGGCTTACAGAAAAAATTGTCATTCGCGGGTGCCTAATTGGTGTTTGTACAATAATGGCGTTTATCGGTGGTAAATATTATGGTATGAATATTAAGGCATGTAGAACATTGGCTCTTGGAACATTAGTTTTATCTCAACTCATACATGTGTTTGAATGTAGATCAGAAAAACAATCTTTATTTGAAATTAATCCCTTTACAAATTTGTACCTAATTGGGGCTGTAGGTATATCCATAATTATGCTGATTAGCATAGTGTATATTCCATTCTTACAGAATGTATTTCATACCATCCCACTTAATTTAGGGCAATGGTTAATTATTTTATTTTTCTCGGGTATTATTTCCTTTATAAATAGTTTGTACTTGTATTTAATGCATAAGCATTAA
- a CDS encoding putative manganese-dependent inorganic diphosphatase, producing the protein MKNIIYITGHRNPDTDSICSAIAYAEFKNKMGKIPAIPIRLGEVNSETEFILNYFNVDQPELITTVKTQISDLDIDVVAPISPDISLKMAWSIMKKNGTKTLPVIDEHDQLAGVASVSNLAASYLDVWDNTILAKSNTTLDNILDTLSAKCVCKPKDAFEITGKIIVAAMHPESTKSVIEADDVAICGDREDTQLLIINCNASLLIITGNHSPTDEVIELAKTNNCTIIVTPFDTFTASRLITQSIPIDYVMSKKNIVSFNTEDFIDEIKHIMIETRYRSYPVTDENNKVIGSISRYHLISENRKKIILVDHNEKAQSVLGIEDAEILEIIDHHRIADVQTGMPIYFRNEPVGSTSTIVASIFFDNGIRPSKSTAGLLCAAIISDTLLLKSPTSTLVDELILNKLAQIANLNVEEFAKKMFKAGTSLEGKTAQEIFYQDFKTFTLNTFKIGVSQVGTMYIEGFDPLKDSMIDLMNKKAKEGGYDLILLMLTDILNGGSVLIATGEHKDIISKAFDVTLTNSGVYIPGIVSRKKQVIPPITAALSKINK; encoded by the coding sequence GTGAAAAACATTATTTATATTACTGGCCATAGAAATCCAGATACTGATTCTATTTGCTCTGCTATTGCTTATGCAGAGTTTAAAAATAAAATGGGGAAAATACCTGCAATTCCTATAAGACTCGGTGAAGTTAATAGCGAAACGGAATTTATTCTTAACTACTTTAATGTAGATCAGCCTGAGCTTATAACTACGGTTAAAACGCAAATTTCTGATTTAGATATAGACGTTGTAGCTCCAATTTCACCAGATATTTCTCTTAAAATGGCCTGGTCCATTATGAAAAAAAATGGCACTAAAACTCTACCCGTTATCGACGAACATGATCAATTAGCTGGTGTGGCATCAGTTTCGAATCTTGCTGCAAGCTATTTAGATGTTTGGGACAATACTATTCTTGCCAAAAGCAATACAACTCTTGATAATATTTTAGATACTCTATCAGCTAAATGCGTGTGCAAACCAAAAGATGCATTTGAAATAACTGGAAAAATTATTGTAGCTGCTATGCATCCAGAAAGCACAAAATCTGTAATTGAGGCTGATGATGTTGCCATATGTGGAGATAGAGAAGATACCCAGCTCTTAATAATTAATTGTAATGCTTCGCTTTTAATAATTACAGGAAACCATTCTCCAACAGATGAAGTTATTGAACTTGCAAAAACTAATAACTGTACAATAATAGTAACCCCTTTTGATACTTTTACAGCTTCTAGACTAATAACTCAAAGTATCCCCATCGATTATGTTATGAGCAAAAAAAATATTGTAAGCTTTAATACAGAAGATTTTATTGATGAAATAAAGCATATTATGATTGAGACTAGATACAGAAGTTATCCTGTTACTGATGAAAATAATAAAGTCATTGGAAGTATATCTAGATACCATTTAATATCAGAAAACAGAAAAAAAATCATACTTGTAGACCATAATGAAAAAGCCCAATCTGTATTAGGAATAGAAGATGCTGAAATACTAGAAATAATTGATCATCATAGAATTGCAGATGTGCAAACTGGCATGCCTATATATTTTAGAAATGAACCTGTAGGTAGCACTTCAACAATCGTAGCATCCATATTCTTTGATAATGGGATTAGGCCTTCAAAAAGCACTGCTGGTCTTCTATGTGCAGCAATAATTTCTGATACATTACTACTAAAATCTCCCACCTCTACACTAGTCGATGAACTTATTTTAAATAAATTAGCTCAAATTGCTAATTTAAATGTGGAAGAGTTTGCAAAAAAAATGTTTAAAGCCGGTACATCACTTGAGGGTAAAACCGCTCAAGAAATTTTTTACCAAGACTTTAAGACCTTTACCCTTAATACTTTTAAAATAGGAGTATCACAAGTTGGTACAATGTATATTGAAGGCTTTGACCCACTGAAAGATAGCATGATAGATTTAATGAATAAAAAAGCCAAAGAAGGTGGCTATGACTTGATTTTACTAATGCTAACTGATATATTAAATGGCGGTTCAGTATTAATAGCTACAGGGGAACATAAGGACATTATTTCAAAAGCCTTTGATGTTACTCTAACTAATAGCGGTGTATATATTCCTGGTATAGTTTCAAGAAAAAAACAAGTTATACCCCCTATTACAGCTGCCCTAAGTAAAATAAACAAATAA
- a CDS encoding protein-glutamine gamma-glutamyltransferase, protein MIIISNNTYKSDTFINEYKPNNIEKDIIRKMGLSKEKYEYDSLDQLQFELKLRNNIVIAAKKLNEGDMSFKTFRKSMCNLDYWDRTDEGGFILKKGITPSAAIEDISINSSKYGTECATAIIIIYYQALLNIFSEKLFNELFPEIQLMNWHYMDKMLESAGYLEKQSDYFPGDRRYFNNPDVDPVRPEWQGENVIDLGNGIYFGHGIGIGTANEIISDLNELRIEGAKISSYLLDSAARLDFKALAAIK, encoded by the coding sequence ATGATAATAATTTCCAACAATACTTATAAATCTGATACTTTTATAAATGAATATAAACCAAATAATATTGAGAAAGATATCATTAGAAAGATGGGTTTAAGTAAAGAAAAGTATGAATATGATTCATTAGATCAATTACAGTTCGAGTTAAAATTACGAAATAATATTGTTATTGCTGCTAAAAAACTCAATGAAGGTGATATGTCCTTTAAAACCTTTCGTAAATCAATGTGTAATCTTGATTATTGGGATCGTACTGATGAAGGGGGGTTTATATTAAAAAAGGGAATAACTCCCAGTGCAGCCATTGAGGATATTTCTATAAATAGTTCAAAATATGGTACTGAATGTGCCACTGCAATAATCATTATTTATTATCAAGCATTGCTTAATATATTTTCTGAGAAACTTTTCAATGAATTGTTTCCAGAAATACAATTAATGAATTGGCATTATATGGATAAAATGCTTGAGAGTGCAGGTTATTTAGAGAAGCAAAGTGATTATTTCCCAGGGGATAGAAGATACTTTAATAACCCCGATGTAGATCCAGTAAGGCCTGAATGGCAAGGAGAAAATGTTATAGACCTAGGTAATGGGATTTATTTTGGACATGGTATAGGCATAGGAACTGCTAATGAAATAATTAGTGATTTAAATGAACTTAGAATAGAGGGTGCAAAAATATCATCTTATTTATTAGATTCAGCTGCACGACTAGATTTTAAAGCTTTAGCCGCTATAAAATAG
- a CDS encoding AAA family ATPase, translating to MNRELTPKDIIYEFDIEDMSTKEELYTMPQYYDVIENIKTAMSIDKEGFNIYLIDDFSKETIKEIMKYVNKSFENKSKPKDICYVLYEDEKSPKPIFVSNGGANKLKETFEEMQNEYLGCTFQFYNNSANKEIEDIQENIQKKRNKLIGKLIDTAKEKGFDIKSTNSGFTFIPLSDEKEMSENEYETLDKGEKDNILYTATMLKENARETLEELKDSEGEDLEKIKQLMEVYYKNEMNDLKEEYKNLFMEDESVQNYFDIVCNDIEKRLIDNYSLSYDDDEEKINEIIYKYAINVMVDNSENQIRPVIFEQDPNLTNLLGNIEYENHKGVYSTGIEFIKSGSILKANEGCLIIRANDLLKDAAAYHNLKKTLLTEEVDSAYNRNSYEIGSLNAFNPEPIPVKEKIILIGNYETYDLLYNYDEDFRKIFTIKAECNPVQNIDNDLKKSLVFEINKTCCENNYKFLTKGAIREVAKILSRKAQSREKIYYDKYEINKLLILANNKVIGENKKEISEGDIIEVGYKKDIMEKEILDNYTEKKMLIDVINSRIGQVNGLSVMDTGYFSFGKPIKITCCCYKGEGNIIDVQKESNLSGSIHSKSINILKGYISTINGGFTKLPVDFHLSFEQIYGKIDGDSASVAEIMCMLSALSKIPIKQSIAITGSVNQFGEVQPIGGVNDKIEGFFAACKAIDSIKDKGVMIPLSNAVDLVLNEEVESEIKNGNFHIYTMTSIEDAIGVLMGNPDISFDAVMIAINKELKKYSKK from the coding sequence ATGAATAGAGAATTAACTCCAAAAGATATTATATATGAATTTGACATTGAAGATATGAGTACAAAAGAAGAATTATATACTATGCCTCAATATTATGATGTAATAGAAAATATTAAAACTGCCATGAGTATAGATAAAGAGGGTTTTAATATTTATTTAATAGATGACTTTTCAAAAGAAACCATTAAAGAGATTATGAAATATGTAAATAAAAGTTTCGAAAATAAGAGCAAACCAAAAGACATTTGTTATGTACTATATGAAGATGAAAAATCTCCTAAACCTATTTTTGTAAGTAATGGAGGGGCTAATAAGCTAAAAGAGACATTTGAAGAAATGCAGAATGAATATTTAGGGTGCACATTTCAGTTTTATAACAATTCTGCAAATAAGGAAATTGAAGACATTCAGGAAAATATTCAAAAGAAAAGAAATAAATTAATTGGTAAGCTAATAGATACAGCAAAAGAGAAAGGTTTTGATATAAAATCCACTAATAGCGGATTCACATTCATTCCTTTAAGTGATGAAAAGGAAATGTCTGAAAATGAATATGAAACATTGGATAAAGGGGAAAAAGATAATATTTTATACACGGCAACTATGTTAAAAGAGAATGCTCGCGAAACATTAGAGGAACTAAAAGATTCTGAAGGAGAAGACTTAGAGAAAATAAAACAACTAATGGAAGTGTACTATAAAAATGAAATGAATGATTTAAAAGAAGAATATAAAAATTTGTTTATGGAAGATGAATCTGTACAAAATTATTTTGATATAGTATGCAATGATATTGAAAAAAGACTTATAGATAATTATTCTTTAAGTTATGATGATGACGAGGAAAAGATAAATGAAATTATATACAAATATGCTATAAATGTAATGGTAGATAATAGTGAAAATCAAATTCGTCCAGTAATATTTGAACAAGATCCTAATTTGACAAACTTACTTGGAAATATAGAGTATGAAAATCACAAAGGGGTTTATTCTACAGGTATAGAATTTATAAAAAGCGGTAGTATACTAAAAGCAAATGAAGGGTGTTTGATAATTAGAGCAAATGATTTACTAAAGGATGCTGCGGCTTATCATAATTTGAAAAAAACATTATTAACAGAGGAGGTAGATTCGGCTTATAACAGAAACTCTTATGAGATTGGATCTTTAAATGCATTTAACCCAGAACCTATACCAGTTAAGGAAAAGATAATTCTTATTGGAAACTATGAGACTTATGACTTGCTTTATAACTATGATGAAGACTTTAGAAAAATTTTCACTATAAAAGCAGAATGTAATCCAGTGCAGAATATAGACAATGATTTAAAGAAATCTCTTGTATTTGAGATAAATAAAACTTGTTGCGAAAACAATTATAAGTTTCTTACAAAAGGAGCTATAAGAGAAGTAGCAAAGATTTTATCACGGAAAGCACAGAGTAGAGAAAAGATATACTATGACAAATATGAAATAAATAAGCTACTAATCTTAGCTAACAATAAGGTTATAGGAGAAAATAAAAAAGAGATTAGTGAAGGAGATATAATTGAGGTAGGCTATAAAAAAGACATCATGGAAAAGGAAATTTTAGACAATTATACTGAAAAAAAGATGCTTATTGATGTTATAAATAGTAGAATTGGACAAGTGAATGGATTATCGGTAATGGATACAGGATATTTTAGTTTTGGTAAGCCAATAAAGATTACCTGTTGCTGCTATAAGGGAGAAGGTAATATTATAGATGTCCAAAAGGAGAGCAATCTAAGTGGAAGTATCCATAGTAAATCTATTAATATTTTAAAGGGATATATAAGTACTATTAATGGCGGATTTACTAAATTACCGGTAGATTTTCACCTAAGCTTTGAACAAATCTATGGAAAAATAGATGGTGATAGTGCATCGGTTGCAGAAATAATGTGTATGCTCTCAGCGCTAAGTAAGATACCTATAAAACAGAGCATTGCAATCACTGGTTCGGTAAATCAATTTGGTGAGGTCCAACCTATAGGAGGAGTAAACGATAAAATAGAAGGTTTCTTTGCAGCATGCAAAGCAATTGACTCAATAAAGGATAAAGGTGTAATGATACCTTTGTCAAATGCAGTAGACTTGGTTTTAAATGAAGAAGTTGAAAGCGAAATTAAAAATGGAAACTTTCATATATATACGATGACATCTATAGAGGATGCAATTGGAGTGCTAATGGGAAATCCTGATATTAGCTTTGATGCTGTAATGATAGCTATTAACAAAGAATTAAAAAAATATAGCAAAAAATGA
- a CDS encoding DUF1292 domain-containing protein, with translation MNEDKKTSCGCGCGDHEQDQENKGCGCGGHEHDENEGCGCGGHEHDENEGCGCGCGEGEALTVDLEDENGNIVPCEIVDGFTYKDNEFALVQNPEDDSIYLFKVIGDEETGELVIPEDEEFAEVTAYYEELIKSEK, from the coding sequence ATGAATGAAGATAAAAAAACATCATGCGGATGCGGATGCGGTGATCACGAACAGGACCAAGAAAATAAAGGTTGTGGATGCGGTGGTCATGAACATGACGAGAATGAAGGCTGTGGATGCGGTGGTCACGAACATGACGAGAATGAAGGTTGTGGATGTGGTTGTGGCGAGGGCGAAGCTTTAACAGTAGATTTAGAAGATGAAAATGGGAACATAGTTCCTTGTGAAATAGTAGATGGATTTACTTATAAAGATAATGAATTTGCGCTAGTTCAAAATCCTGAGGATGATTCAATATATCTTTTCAAAGTAATTGGAGATGAAGAAACAGGTGAGTTAGTTATCCCTGAAGATGAAGAATTCGCAGAAGTAACTGCATATTATGAAGAATTGATTAAAAGCGAAAAGTAA
- a CDS encoding aminotransferase class IV, with the protein MDKCINAYFLFGGEIKKCEEFENYHRSKGKSLYEVIRISDGIPIFLMEHLDRLYDSAKIMKYNLTITRDEIINEILKLIYKNKAQVGNIKLVINYSPSDEKCNNKNDFNEKVLLYFLPHSYPSKEQYVEGVKTITYHGERSNPNAKVINSVFRDKVNEQINSKDVYEAILVDDEGFITEGSKSNIFMVEGSTVVTSKVANVLPGITRQFVIKTCEKLNIVFEEKNIHERDLESLTGLFISGTSPNVLPIKNVDEFSFDSSKNQIINSIMKKFDDELTEDKQKFVKFIHNRTT; encoded by the coding sequence ATGGATAAGTGTATAAATGCATATTTTTTATTCGGAGGGGAAATTAAAAAATGTGAGGAATTTGAAAATTACCATAGAAGTAAAGGGAAATCATTATATGAAGTTATAAGGATAAGTGACGGAATCCCCATTTTTCTTATGGAACACTTAGATCGTCTTTACGATTCCGCAAAAATTATGAAATACAATTTAACTATTACTAGGGATGAAATTATAAATGAAATTCTTAAACTAATATATAAGAATAAAGCTCAGGTTGGAAATATAAAATTAGTTATAAATTATAGCCCAAGCGACGAGAAATGCAATAATAAAAATGACTTTAATGAAAAGGTTTTATTATATTTTTTGCCACATTCTTACCCTTCAAAAGAGCAGTACGTGGAAGGCGTAAAAACTATTACTTATCATGGAGAGCGAAGTAACCCAAATGCTAAAGTTATTAATAGTGTTTTTAGAGACAAAGTAAATGAGCAAATAAATAGTAAAGACGTATATGAAGCAATTTTAGTGGATGATGAGGGATTTATTACGGAGGGCAGTAAATCTAATATTTTTATGGTCGAAGGCTCAACAGTCGTAACATCAAAGGTTGCAAATGTATTACCTGGCATTACAAGACAATTTGTTATAAAAACCTGCGAAAAGTTAAATATCGTGTTTGAAGAAAAAAACATCCATGAAAGGGACCTTGAATCATTGACGGGTTTGTTTATTTCCGGAACCTCTCCAAATGTACTTCCAATAAAAAATGTGGATGAATTTTCTTTTGATTCATCAAAAAATCAAATAATAAATTCAATAATGAAGAAATTTGATGATGAATTAACAGAAGATAAACAGAAATTTGTAAAGTTTATTCACAATAGAACGACTTAG